TTTATGAGAAGGTCCCCCGGCTCACCATGTGTGGcagttgttttatttcagtggGAGAGAGAAAACGCACACAAAGCGGAGTAATCACACTAGAGATCCTGGATGTAACCATGGAAGCGTTTGTCTCCGTCCTCAATGGGCTACTCGGCCATTCATCTACTGATTGCGCTGAATCAATATTTAAGCTTTTCAATTTTATTAGCTGCTCCGAGGGGTATTTTTGGCTCAGTGCAAAAAGAAATTAGCAGCGGCCAACCACTTTTAATCGTTTTCTTATAGTCTTACACAATGCGTCTGCTTGAGCTGTCTGGCATAATTGATGAGGGGTATCGCTACTCATTTGTTTCCTTTATCCTTCCCACTATTAATCCACCACTGACTCTGCAGTGCGCTGAAGGAACTGGTCATTTCTCACAGAGAAATAAATCTAAGACGTCTTGCATTGTCCTGGAGACTGTATGACACGAGTGTCACGAAGCTCTTTGGGAAATTAATCCTGTAAAGTTTTGCTGCTCCTTACTATTAGCCCATaatcacactgacagaaaaaaattattagaaAAGGTACCTAATATAAATCATGTTAACTTACCTGACACCTTGCTTGACCTCTCAGTCCAAAATATTGCACTCTATAATTGTTGCTGTGGATAACATCGGTGTGCGCTCTAAAGGTCTTCGGCTCCACGTCCTCTCAAACAGCAGCGTAACTGCATCGTTTCGTATTGTCTGACACTGAGCCTTTCCTCGACAGCTTTTAGCTCTCAGTGAACAACGTGGGATGAAGCGCGTCTGTCATGTAACTGGACCGGAGCCGGTTGAAATAGCCAAGACTGAGCTTCTCTTCTCTACGCGCAATTCCGGGCTCCTGCAGCCATGTGGGAGCTGTAGTTACTGTACAAGCACGCCCTGCTGTCCAAGCAGAAAGCTTAGTTTACAGCTACTCGAAGACTCGAGCTCGTCTCCCGGTCGCTGCTAATGAGACAAGATGTTTTAATCCCATTTGTCTCTGAAGAGTGCACAGTACGGTGCACACATTGTGCTGGCCGACAGCTCCACCCTGTGAGCCGAGCAGGCACAGAGCCGCTGTCCTCTGCGTCGTCGTTTGTCTGTAGTCTATACAAACTTTGcaaaatttatttcatttacagtTGACCTCAATTCCCGCAAATTTTATGttaatttttctcatttttacagcgttgtgcaaaaatcttggcCCACCCCTCCACCCAGACTTTCTTAAAATTTTTTagaagtggtcttgagcaatagatTCCCAGGTTTTCTGAACGTTTTCTTTGGATATTGgatgctttttcactcattttcaatccagtccttgtaccttttttcttttttgataagTCACTGAACACTGATTTATAAGCCattcagtcataaaaaaaaggcacataactcaagggatgaacagTTGTTGTTTCTACACATAAAAGACATAAAAGAACCAGCTgtatttttaggcactttgttaccagcagcctatcataaaaacacataatttgttcccatttcttttgttgaattaCCAAAAAAGTATggatctgaaagtcatgtcattAAGAAATTGGTAAGAAAATCCAGCAAAACCTGACAGAGGATCTGAGAGGTGCATCTGGCCCTGTAGTTAATCCATGTTTTTTTCACTGGCAGCAACATCAAAAATGGTCTCattggaagggtggctgtcaagaagccattcttaaggaaggaaaaagcagaaaagtctgaggtatgccagattacacaagaactggactaaaatCCAGttgcaacaggtcttatggagtgatgaatccaaatgtgaacattttggttcaaatcgtcATAAGTGTTTTACGGCGTCTACGGTGATCTCTAAAACACACCTGACATGAAGCTTTACTTAACGCTGGGCGCCACCTTGCGACAAAAATGTGGGCTGCGTTGTGGTCGCAAGTGGTGACGTCATTACGTAAATATTGTGTTGACGTGGCGTGAGCGGTAGCAGTTCAATAGCGGTTAGCAGGTACGTAACAAACCGACTTGAAGAAGAGACCAAAGAAAATCCCGTGGAAGCATGGACAATAGGAAGAACAACTGAGTGATCGGGATTCACGTTTTCAGGTAAATGTAGTCGTTAACGACTCCCCGAAGACGTATTAATCAACCGCTTACTATCGGAACACGATAAATCTCATGAGCGTTGGCGACATAACAAATGTGGACTCTGGTTACCACCAGCCTAGCCTAGCCTGGGCAGATTGGTTTCAGGTCGCTAAGTTAGCAGTACATGCTGCTTATTTTTCGAGAGGACCTTGATAGTCCGTTTAAGACAGCAGTTTAGTGGCTTAAACAAACGTGTCTCTAAACTCACGCAGTCGTTTCTAATTTTCAACCGTTCCACTGCACTATTGTGTGATGAGAAAGGCGAGAGGGTGTAGAAGCGGTGTGCTGCTTGTCGATAAACAGCAGGTAACCTGCAATTTTAGCCGGTATAACTCTTCGGTCGTTGTTAGTTAATCACGTCCCTGCGGACTTGAATAAAAAGATAATTATAGGTGTGCCTCTTGTTTACATCATACAGTGAAAACTGCTGCTTACGTAACTCATTGTCTGGCCTTGCGTTGCCTTccccaaaaaataataatttaaaaagccGGCATTTTGTGTAAAATAGTAACGTAAAGCGAAGCCTCATTTGCATTGCAGTTATTTCACAATTGTGATATGGTGCAACATTACCTGATAACATGACCGGGGCTTTTTGAGTGCTGGATATCCTGATGATACAGACAGAGACTGATGCTAAAACACAGTGTAATCAGTCTTATCTgtaacttgcttttttttttttttttttttaattttcatgtcTCTTCGATGAAGTTACAGTAgcacaagtttgttttttgtaacctCTCATTTTGTAAGCTGCACACCCAGGTAAGTTTTGTTTGACTCAGCATATCAGCCTATTCTCTGAAGCAAAAATTCCATCTGAGTAAACAAAACTTGCTGATGTCCCAACAAATATGCTGTATAAGTTGTGGCATTATGTTCTGAAGCATGTTCTCATTTTCCTCCCCCATACAGTGAAGAAAAATGTCCAGTAGAAGCCAGCACTATGGATTCCAGTCAGCCACCATGGTGCAGCCTGCCAATGGCAGTCATGCATATCTGTTTGGAAACAACAGTTCAGAGAATGATCTGTCAGAAGAGGACGGGGAAAGCTTTGAGCTGCGGCCTCGTGGCAGGGAGAGACTGCGAAGGAGCACCTCTAGAGAGAGAATGGATGACATTATCTATCTGACCAGAGATATCCAGGAGGGAGACACCCTGAATAGCATTGCCCTGCAGTACCATTGCTCAGTATGTCTTTGCTtagatttgtgtttgtgtcttatCTCTCTTGTAgtattcactcatttttatttttatgtatcagtcaaacgtttggacacaccttctaattcagtgatttttcattagttaaaaattgtctgcattgtagattaatactaatgtcgtccaaactatgaagaaatacatatggaattatttagtaaacaaaaaagtgtaaaacaaaccagaatatgttttatattttagattcttcaaagtaggcacctcttgcttagatgacagctttgcacgtcctggcattttctcagtcagcttcatgaggtagtcgcctggaatggctttcaggtAACAGCTGTaccttgtcaagagttaatttcttgaatttctttccctcaatgtgtttgagatcatcagttgtgttgtgaagaggtagagttggtatacagtgaatggccctatttgagtaatgttctaatcaatattatggcaagaactactcaactaagtaaagaaaaagaacagcccatcattactttaagaaatgaaggtcaatAAATCCCAAAAAATTCCAGCACTTTGAAAGCTGcctcaagtgcagtcacaaagaccatcaaatgttatgatgaaactggctctctcaggacccccccccccccccccccccccccaaaaaaaaggaaaggaagaccaacatcgactgttcagagaagactgtaTGAATCTGGATTTTATGgtcaaattgctgcaaagaaaccACTAATAAGGAAGagcaacaagaggaagagaatagaTTGAGCCAAGGAACAtgaggaatggacattagaccagtggaaatctgtcctttggtctgatgatttgaaatctgaaaaaaattgagatttttttggttccaaacaccatgtctttgtaagatgcagaaaaggtgtgcggatggttcctacatgtatAGTTCCCACCATGAAGTATCAAAGAGGAAGTGTGACGGTATGgcggtgctttgctggtgacagtttccaaggcacacttaaccaccATGGCTACCACAGAATTCTGCAGccacatgccatcccatctggtttgtgcttagtgggaccatcatttgtttttcaacaggataaTGAGGATAAtgacacacctccaggctatgtaaggggTCCAAGAAAGAGGGTGGTTGGAGTGTTGTGTCAGATGACCTGgtctccacaatcacctgatctaaactcCGTTGAGACGGTTTGGGATAAGTTGGattgcagagtgaaggcaaagcagccaataagtgctcagcacctctgggaactctttcaagactgttggaaaaccatttcaggtgattacctcatgaaggTGATTGAGAGAATGCAAGGAGTGtgcaaagcaaaaggtgcctgCTGTGgagaatctaaaacatattttggtttgtttaagaCTTtcaagtttactacatgattctttgtgttcctttgttgtctggatgacttcagtattaatttacaatatagggggaaaaaaaacttttgactgatgCTGTATACCTGCAGCTTTCTGTTTACGTGCCACATTGCACACATACAGGGAtgtgctttgctgcttcatatGTTTAAGGAAGCAGTTGAGatgcttattttattattttgtatgaTGTTGGTTAATCAGTGAAATTATAGAAATCATATGCTAAACAAAATTGTTTAGTATAGCGTTGTTTTaacattcaaattaaatatTCATAGTTTTTGGGTAAAGCATTTCAACATgactttattataaataaaatagcagTTTATGTAGAAAAGATACGAGAGATTTACAGAAGTCTGTAGAAGCTATGCTATAATTAGTGTTTTCAtagctgtgtttttaaagttataATTTAATGGCTGGTTTAAAATATTCAACAGCAAATATATTTGTAAATCTATACAGATTGTAAACAgttgattaaatttttttttttctccccgtGATTCCCAGGTGGCTGACATCAAGCGTGCTAATAACCTCTTGACAGAGCAGGACTTCTTTGCCCTGCGTTCGGTTAAGATTCCCGTGAGGCGCTTTAGTGTCCTCACTGAGACTCACAGTGCTGCTACTCTCAAATCTGCCTCCCCCACGGGCACTAGACACCTGCCTCCGATCTCACACGTTACGTCCCTCCCTTCTGAATCCTCCATGGACTCCTCTTCTTCCACTGACAGTGTGGAAGGATTCCTCCAGGAAAAGGACAAGGACATTGAGCAGCTGGTGAAATCCACAGGACCGTCTCGGAGCAGCCTCAGTGAGGTTGTGTCCTCTTtaacacagcaacagcagccaTTGCTAGGAGAAGTTGGGTATAAACCAGCACAGAGAAAGGATCCTTATTATGGGGCGGACTGGGGCATGAGGTGGTGGACAGCTGTGGCTATTATGTTGGTTGTTGGCATTATCACACCCGTGTTTTATCTGTTGTACTATGAAGTTCTTGTGAAAGCCGATGTCAGCCATCATGGTATTACTACAGAAGGTCACAAAGACCTCGGTTATGGATCTCAAAAAGGCGATGGTTTGGGAATTCCTGTTGTAGAAGACAATCATGAAGGTGTTCAACCTGGGCATGCAGTTAATGAAGATCCCGGGGGACCCGGCGTGGACAAAGCAGGAGACGGTGAACACAGAGGGAATGAGAAAACATAGCAGGAATTTCAACTTAAAATGTGTCGCTAAGTCAGAAAAGTAATAAATCTAGGCTGATGTTCCCATTTACAAATAACTGTTAAGACATCAGTCCAATCTGTCTGAAATAGAGGAAACAGTAATTCTGAAGGCTTGAGAGAACTAAGGTGTGGGCACAATCATTCCTTGTCTGTCCATTTCCATGATGTTGACAGACTGGCAGTGGGTCCAACTCCCAGCAaaatttgtgtctgttttgacaGACAAATGGTTGAACATTTTCAAAGTGAAAGCATTTCAGAGTTGGTCTTAGTGTATACAGTAAATTTGAGATGGCATTTTTCTGCAGTcagctgtactttttttttttttttttgtcggtTACACGCAAATACTGTCCAGGCAGTTACAGACGCCAACACTGTAATCAGCCAGTTTATTCTACAGTGGATCAGTGGTCTCACTCACAATTATACTTCTGTGGATTTGTTTTAAAGCAGTTTGGTTGAGCTGCAATTTCTGCCATGTTAATAATACTGTATTTTCCAATGCTGCTTGTTGGAAAAGTTATGATTGCTGCCACTGtgtataattaaaattaatttattttaagacTTAACCTTTAGTCTTTATGTACACTAACAGTATTACCAGTTAAATGTGTTTCGGAATGAAAGTTGCTTGAATCTCCATCCTGCTGGAGAGAACTGCAtttccccccccccaatttaaaaaaaaaaaagcatggtgAGGAAAATAGGGAAATGCACAATATTCCCACAATAACGCATTTGTAATTATGTACAATTTTAGACTCTTGTTATGTAGCCCTTTTATTTTATCAGTGTTTTGTTGATATTTTATGACAGAGCATTGTGTTCTTAACAGTATGTGCCTTTCAACCTGTGAAACTTGTATACAGGAtgaagaataaataaatctattttgaataaattatttccatatgcaaatattttaacatttcttaTTTACATTAGTCTTTAAAGAAAGCTCAAgatcaggaaaagaaaaaggcatgGCTCCACTCTGCTGAACAGTATTCCCAATGTATGTGCAGTATTTAACCAATAGAAGCAGTCTCATCAGCACCCGCTTGCTTGAGAGATTTTCAGTATGTTGCTTCACCATCCATATTATCGTCACTGTCCGCAGCAAAATCTTCGCCATTGTCAAAATAGCTTTCAATGTAATCGTTTTCCTACACAGAATGAAAGGAAACATTAGTAAAGAACATCGTTAGGTCTGGTTCGTACGTATTGATCATGCTTAACAAGTTTGTCAGTACAGCTTATAATCGAACCTCTTCAATATCCTCTTCTTCATATTCTTCCTCTTCAATTTCCTCCTTTTCGTTCTCATTTCTGGTCTTCGTTTCAGTCTCATCATCAGATTTTTCAGGGTCGTCTTTGTTTGCCAATTCCTGACATTAATATGAACTCATGTAAAACGACACCAAAGATAAAGACAGAATTAACAGTAAATGGAAATGAAGCTTACATCTAATTTGCTGAGaatgttctctgtgtccttgCGTGAGATCTTCACACTTTTCTTCTTTGTGGCTGCTGGAGTTAAACACTGGCTCTTTATTCTTACAGTGATAAGAAATGTCATTACTTACATATTGAGTTTAATGTACCTGCTTTAGCCCGAGGTCTTTTTCTTCTGGGCATCAGTTCTTTTGGAAAAAGGTTCCAGTCTAAAATATCAAGAATAATGTTAacatcataattttttttttttttttttaatttgatctaATCCCATGATGTGTTACGCAAATACCTGGAGTCCATTCATCATCGTTAATCTGGCTTTGCTTCAGGTATCTCTCAGTGTATCTCTCCACCTCTGTTTTCATGTAAACAAGAGAAGAATTGGCTTCTACATATTCTTAAAGACATTCAGGATCCTGTGTGTTTCAACACAGTGTTACTTTTGATCTTACCCACACTGGTGATCCATGGATTAATACAGTCTTGGTCAGAAGCTTACACTCATCATGGCCATggatgtcatggtaattttgggcttttaatgatttcattgTTCTTTTTTCCAAGGTGGAATTGGTAGACtatatctttaatgacttttaaaaattgtgttattttggattttctctaatctacACAGATTAGAGAAGTACCAGTATACACACACCACAATAATATTAGGTTAAAGGCCCTTAGCAAGCTGCTATTCGTAATGATCAAAAAGCTTCTGGGATCaatctggctggatatttgaccacttttCTAggcagagttcatttaaattggctgGTTGGTATCCTGGCacacacagattttcaataGTGTTGAGCTCGAGattttgggaaggccattccagaagcttaatgctAGCCTGCTTTATTCAATCCAAAACCAggttttggtttgtgtttgggatcattatcctgttggaacacccagttGTGTCAATGTTTCAGCCTAGCTAACTCGAACTGTTGATTTGAAGTGCAGTTGGAGAATTTGGAGCTAGtcctgttttattattacatccATTGTGTGtgatgtaccagtaccactggcaacAAAActgccccagagcatgatgctaccaccaccatgcttgaaagttggcacagtgttcttaggtttgaaagcctcacctttactcttagatcttcactgagccCCTTGGACTGTTCTGAGTACTGGTCTATCCACTGAATCCATAAAAATCTTTATGCTGGAAAAacgaaactaccagttgtattcaatcatgatcactaacgaGAAGCTAATAGGCCTCCACCTTCTCAGGTTAAGAGGcactgtagaaccttcagccACCACTTATAAAAAAGATTTGGGCGAGTGTCAGTATGTATACTTTGACCATGTGCGGATTAGagcaaatccaaaataaatttaaaactgTGCACCCAATTATTGTtggttttttaaaatgtcattaaagatgtatgctgtgcaattattccaccctggaaaaaaaaaacagttcaaagaaatcattaaaagccccaaattaccatgacattcatgtccatgatgagtgtgttcaaacttctgaccacaaatgTATATCAATGACACTATGTGccagtcaaataaaaaaaatgaatgactcTTGTAGACATGAGCTATTGGGTTCACAGCCATTACAATTATATTTAG
This sequence is a window from Archocentrus centrarchus isolate MPI-CPG fArcCen1 chromosome 9, fArcCen1, whole genome shotgun sequence. Protein-coding genes within it:
- the lysmd3 gene encoding lysM and putative peptidoglycan-binding domain-containing protein 3 — protein: MSSRSQHYGFQSATMVQPANGSHAYLFGNNSSENDLSEEDGESFELRPRGRERLRRSTSRERMDDIIYLTRDIQEGDTLNSIALQYHCSVADIKRANNLLTEQDFFALRSVKIPVRRFSVLTETHSAATLKSASPTGTRHLPPISHVTSLPSESSMDSSSSTDSVEGFLQEKDKDIEQLVKSTGPSRSSLSEVVSSLTQQQQPLLGEVGYKPAQRKDPYYGADWGMRWWTAVAIMLVVGIITPVFYLLYYEVLVKADVSHHGITTEGHKDLGYGSQKGDGLGIPVVEDNHEGVQPGHAVNEDPGGPGVDKAGDGEHRGNEKT
- the polr3g gene encoding DNA-directed RNA polymerase III subunit RPC7 isoform X2, whose translation is MAGKGRGVGAFTFNIDALGIGRGNMPEARVGPSPLFPSTDFKPVPLKAGEDEDYMLALKQEMRGTMQRLPFNIKPQSSKAEVERYTERYLKQSQINDDEWTPDWNLFPKELMPRRKRPRAKAATKKKSVKISRKDTENILSKLDELANKDDPEKSDDETETKTRNENEKEEIEEEEYEEEDIEEENDYIESYFDNGEDFAADSDDNMDGEATY
- the polr3g gene encoding DNA-directed RNA polymerase III subunit RPC7 isoform X1; amino-acid sequence: MAGKGRGVGAFTFNIDALGIGRGNMPEARVGPSPLFPSTDFKPVPLKAGEDEDYMLALKQEMRGTMQRLPFNIKPQSSKAEVERYTERYLKQSQINDDEWTPDWNLFPKELMPRRKRPRAKAAATKKKSVKISRKDTENILSKLDELANKDDPEKSDDETETKTRNENEKEEIEEEEYEEEDIEEENDYIESYFDNGEDFAADSDDNMDGEATY